The genome window CCAGCAGAGTGAAGAGGCCGGGTTCCAGCTCTCCCAGCGTGCGGACTACATCGAGGTCGAGGTCGGCCTGGAGACCACGTTGAAGCGCGGGATCATCAACACCCGCGACGAGCCGCACGCGGACGCGGACAAGTACCGGCGGCTGCACGTCATCATCGGCGACGCGAACATGTCGGAGTACTCGACCTACCTGAAGGTCGGCACGACGGCGCTGGTGCTGGACCTGATCGAGTCGGGCATCCGGTTCGACGACCTGAAGCTCGACGAGCCGGTCAAGGCCGTGCACCAGATCAGCCACGACCCGACGCTGAAGACGCAGGTGGCGCTGGCGAACGGGAAGAAGTACACCGGCCTGGACCTGCAGTTCGCCTACCACGAGATCGCTTCGCAGAACCTGGAGCGCATCGACGCCGACCAGGCGTCGAAGGAGGTCCTGCGGGTCTGGGGCGAGGTGCTGGACGCGCTGGCGCGCGACCCGCAGGAGTGCGCGGACCGGCTGGACTGGCCGGCGAAGCTGCGGCTGCTGGAGGGCTATCGGCAGCGGGACAGCCTGGCCTGGGGCGCGCCGCGGCTGCGCCTGGTCGACCTGCAGTACTCGGACGTGCGGCTGGCCAAGGGCCTGTACAACCGCCTGGTGACCCGCGGCTCGATGAAGCGGCTGGTCACCGAGGAAGAGGTGCTCGCCGCGGTCACGACGCCGCCGTCGGACACCCGGGCGTACTTCCGGGGCCGGGCGCTGGAGAAGTACGCGGCGTCGATCGCGGCCGCTTCGTGGGATTCGGTCATCTTCGACGTGGGCAAGGAGTCACTGGTGCGGATCCCGACCCTGGAGCCGCTGCGGGGGACGAAGGCGCACGTCGGCAAGCTGCTGGACAACTCGGCGACCGCCGAGGAGCTCGTGGAGGCGCTCACCGGTTCGGACTAGGCGGGACGCACCAGCGATCGCGGCGTGACCCCGAATGTCGGGGCCGCTGGGTAGGCTAGGAAACATCAGCCACACCGGGAGGCGAGATGGCCCAGGAAAAGATCGAAAAGCACGGCGGTGGTGACTCCGACGAGGAGTTCGACGACACCGGCGCGGCGGGTCAGGAGCGGCGCGAGAAGCTCGGCGAGGACGTCGACACGATCCTCGACGAGATCGACGACGTGCTCGAAGAGAACGCCGAGGACTTCGTCCGGGCCTACGTGCAGAAGGGCGGCGAGTAGCCGCACCGGGGCACTGCGCCCTTGCCGACCGTTCAGCCGGCGGCCGGGGTTCCGCGTGGCCGTTGGCGCGCGCGGGGCTCCGGCCCGCACAGATGGGACTTTTGAGCACGTATGGACAACACCAGGGGCATCTCGGGTCCCGCGCTGCCTGCCGCGTACTTCTCGTCGGCGACGTCGTCGTTTTCGGACTTCTTGCGGGTACAGGCGCCGGAGCTGCT of Amycolatopsis solani contains these proteins:
- the dop gene encoding depupylase/deamidase Dop translates to MRRIMGTEVEYGISVPGDATANPVLTSTQVVLAYAAAADIPRARRARWDYEVESPLRDARGFDLTGPGGPGHDPDVEDLGAANVILTNGARLYVDHAHPEYSAPEVTNARDAVIWDKAGERVMEEAALKAASVPGQPQLQLYKNNVDGKGASYGTHENYLMARSTPFTAVIAGLTPFFVSRQVVTGSGRVGIGQQSEEAGFQLSQRADYIEVEVGLETTLKRGIINTRDEPHADADKYRRLHVIIGDANMSEYSTYLKVGTTALVLDLIESGIRFDDLKLDEPVKAVHQISHDPTLKTQVALANGKKYTGLDLQFAYHEIASQNLERIDADQASKEVLRVWGEVLDALARDPQECADRLDWPAKLRLLEGYRQRDSLAWGAPRLRLVDLQYSDVRLAKGLYNRLVTRGSMKRLVTEEEVLAAVTTPPSDTRAYFRGRALEKYAASIAAASWDSVIFDVGKESLVRIPTLEPLRGTKAHVGKLLDNSATAEELVEALTGSD
- a CDS encoding ubiquitin-like protein Pup, giving the protein MAQEKIEKHGGGDSDEEFDDTGAAGQERREKLGEDVDTILDEIDDVLEENAEDFVRAYVQKGGE